A stretch of the Clostridium botulinum genome encodes the following:
- a CDS encoding TolC family protein produces the protein MKNKRLLKILTLGITSMFLGGVVLTASATSSKESLNLSRNEAVNLAINNNNDIKRVDTGVDTLVRKFKDAKDLSDKVKELEDKFHDYKNAHKKINSPEFKAVKEKLEGAIEGYSKVDKALKDLNEKLALISKIPEDKLTPDQIKQKEAIKQGIAQAEGKKKYIENQLKASNMSIDDARKKYAEIQTKLAEFEAGKKFLIELSEQGTGLEYPLVDIKTGEPLKLSQKEEYYDFKRPQEIWHLVQCLLEKAVKQKELVKSIAGVQVNEAYTKILYGEDGYGVKNKLYERMTKGYNDITKSYEVGESSKLQKDITKIALDKIKLDVESLKRTIESGKIQFKSSLGVDLTRYIQLKDKIDKNIKEPKGFQEYLDSAFKNRYEIFSADVDVRECNRSFDTIKDYFCDDDYEWLNIEKQLDEAKIALSEGKRNVKKDIEKRYIDVKQKKKEIDMNLKNLEKAKIQLDAAKKSYEIGVKAIGLTWDAELGVSKAQMDYDASIREYQIALYELEKASGIGIDIKNIESFKEELKVKINEIKGGDDF, from the coding sequence ATGAAGAATAAAAGATTATTAAAAATCTTAACTTTAGGTATTACATCCATGTTCTTAGGAGGGGTAGTACTAACTGCAAGTGCTACTTCCTCAAAAGAATCGCTTAATTTATCAAGAAATGAAGCTGTAAATCTTGCTATAAATAATAACAATGATATTAAAAGGGTTGATACGGGAGTAGATACTTTAGTAAGAAAGTTTAAGGATGCTAAAGATTTAAGTGATAAGGTAAAAGAACTTGAAGATAAATTTCATGATTATAAAAATGCCCATAAAAAGATAAACAGTCCAGAGTTTAAAGCTGTAAAAGAAAAACTCGAAGGTGCTATTGAGGGTTATTCAAAAGTAGATAAGGCTTTAAAAGATTTAAATGAAAAGTTAGCATTAATAAGTAAAATACCGGAAGATAAATTAACCCCTGATCAAATCAAACAAAAAGAAGCAATAAAACAGGGAATTGCACAGGCAGAGGGTAAGAAAAAATATATAGAAAATCAGCTTAAAGCAAGTAATATGAGTATTGATGATGCTAGAAAAAAGTATGCTGAAATTCAGACTAAACTTGCGGAATTTGAAGCAGGTAAGAAGTTTTTAATTGAACTTTCAGAGCAAGGTACTGGCTTAGAGTATCCATTAGTAGATATAAAAACAGGGGAACCTTTAAAATTATCCCAAAAGGAAGAATACTATGATTTTAAACGTCCTCAGGAAATATGGCATTTAGTTCAATGTTTACTCGAAAAAGCTGTAAAACAAAAGGAGCTTGTAAAATCTATTGCGGGAGTTCAGGTTAATGAGGCTTATACAAAGATTCTTTATGGTGAAGATGGATATGGAGTCAAAAATAAGTTATATGAAAGAATGACAAAAGGATATAATGATATAACTAAAAGCTATGAAGTTGGAGAATCTTCTAAACTTCAAAAAGATATAACTAAAATAGCCCTTGATAAAATAAAATTAGATGTAGAGTCATTAAAAAGAACAATAGAAAGTGGAAAAATTCAATTTAAAAGTTCTTTAGGTGTTGATTTGACTCGTTATATACAATTAAAAGACAAGATAGATAAAAACATAAAAGAACCTAAAGGCTTTCAAGAATATTTAGATTCTGCATTTAAAAATAGATATGAGATTTTTAGTGCTGATGTAGATGTAAGAGAATGTAATAGAAGTTTTGATACTATTAAAGATTATTTTTGTGACGATGATTATGAGTGGCTTAATATAGAAAAACAATTAGATGAGGCTAAGATAGCTTTAAGTGAAGGAAAACGTAATGTAAAAAAAGACATAGAAAAAAGATATATAGATGTTAAACAAAAGAAAAAAGAAATAGATATGAATTTGAAAAATTTAGAGAAGGCAAAAATTCAGTTAGATGCCGCAAAAAAATCATATGAGATAGGAGTCAAAGCTATAGGATTAACTTGGGATGCAGAACTTGGAGTTTCAAAGGCTCAAATGGATTATGATGCATCTATTAGAGAATATCAAATAGCTCTTTATGAACTTGAAAAAGCAAGTGGTATAGGAATAGATATAAAAAATATAGAATCTTTTAAAGAGGAACTAAAAGTAAAAATTAATGAAATTAAGGGGGGAGATGATTTTTGA
- a CDS encoding TolC family protein, protein MNKKAKMITTSIVLVSAMALGGRVVFGINNNSPLNINDVIENVVSNNADINLYKEKIRVKEKWYSHKEEKRKNDLQYDEDIKKDVLPLKEEIDIGNLEWERGQTEDKVVVEAKELYYKILIQNKMINIQEKTVERLKKELENKKQKIKVGTEASISLVGDETNLKNAQVKLEELRADREKFALKLNMKMGTPVSGEVKLKDAEVPYETFNVNNLESVIDIMMKKHHTIKYLEKEEHAKIQEKNITHQYANAQDDDEVAKHPDRNYKSKEDDMEDDLIEIKYKMDDEKKNIQSKVRIDYNNILNLENFIEAKKLDINKAETLLNAEKVQLKVGRSTQIQVDSKEEDFLMAKLQYENAKLDYYVAVENFKNYIRVAV, encoded by the coding sequence ATGAATAAAAAAGCGAAAATGATAACTACATCAATAGTATTAGTTTCAGCTATGGCTTTAGGTGGGAGAGTAGTCTTCGGAATAAATAATAATTCCCCCCTTAATATAAATGATGTAATCGAAAATGTTGTATCAAATAATGCAGATATCAATTTATATAAAGAAAAAATAAGAGTTAAAGAAAAGTGGTATTCGCATAAAGAAGAAAAAAGAAAAAATGATCTCCAATATGATGAAGATATTAAAAAAGATGTGTTGCCATTGAAAGAAGAAATAGATATAGGCAATTTAGAGTGGGAGAGAGGACAAACTGAAGATAAAGTAGTAGTTGAAGCTAAAGAATTGTATTATAAGATTTTAATTCAAAATAAAATGATAAATATACAAGAAAAAACAGTTGAACGACTAAAAAAAGAATTAGAAAATAAAAAGCAAAAAATTAAAGTTGGTACAGAGGCATCAATTAGTTTGGTGGGAGACGAAACTAACTTAAAAAATGCACAGGTGAAACTTGAGGAACTTAGAGCGGACAGAGAAAAGTTTGCATTAAAGCTTAATATGAAAATGGGTACACCTGTTAGTGGAGAAGTTAAGTTAAAAGATGCAGAGGTACCATATGAGACTTTTAATGTTAATAATTTAGAAAGTGTCATAGATATTATGATGAAAAAGCATCACACAATAAAATATTTAGAAAAGGAAGAACATGCAAAGATTCAAGAGAAAAATATTACTCATCAATATGCAAATGCTCAGGATGATGATGAAGTTGCTAAGCATCCAGATAGAAATTATAAGTCTAAAGAAGATGATATGGAAGATGATTTAATTGAAATTAAATATAAAATGGATGATGAAAAGAAAAATATACAATCTAAAGTGAGAATAGATTATAATAATATATTAAATCTTGAAAATTTTATTGAAGCTAAGAAACTAGATATTAATAAAGCTGAAACTTTGTTAAATGCTGAAAAAGTACAACTTAAAGTAGGTAGAAGTACACAGATACAGGTGGATTCTAAGGAAGAAGATTTTTTAATGGCGAAACTACAGTATGAAAATGCAAAGCTTGATTATTATGTTGCAGTAGAAAATTTTAAAAACTATATAAGGGTAGCTGTATAA
- a CDS encoding DUF5050 domain-containing protein yields the protein MKSKLRTGILSLTILSMFLSIPKITFAANDDIKDSECELRYRKDPVQENKEWKIKFNEELDSSSISSDNVLIQDEDGKKIYASVSLDEKDKDKKTVIVKPNSIFKQGKKYSITIKKDGFKAKKDGKKISKPVRMFFYIKNAYAGLPCEDGLIVVRNMVYSIDYLAKNSKLKNEILNDAYTIYYCYSVTEQKVKDIFGNVELDKGKVHPHYDKMTYVNENGEKSIYEWDNTEEEYKLIGVGVDADITVNSSAKVITVKVKNVQGIEDAVYFKLGHSNDVKRIGETIAFTSKDLVEPIFILNYNKNVIAKGSLNTQFSTSRKTSLKKVGDTNKGNTAGNINNNGYVVEDQEGYVFYNNTGDRNYLYKLDSNGMFNNAIGKDNAQYINVVGDWVYYSNYSDKGNLYKIKTDGTLRQKISEDMASYVTVSGDWIYFCNHSDGGRLYKIRPDGTSKSRISQSLNHESAYINVSGDWIYFTDVTDRHRPYVINTDGTYIAKLSEEWANSIQVYGDWIYYTSSTGVLSKVKKDGSGQIIPIKGQTREFDKGFHLNVVGSWLYYSNYLDGGKLYKIRTDGSGEKHKLVNDTTDYINIIGDYIYFTGKGKLFRVPIDTDGTIKPQQISKSNGQHNIIQMDDLKATVAFEDVNMKLVDMENKYLPEKVPGIMDDNTMHQFSVDWDRKHAIARNGIRTYIGDVIGYNRKVKFELTIPSEMLNESNTITVYNNPDKNADVLVVENLYDNNLVSTPPKLNVGDLVSVYDNKDCTKLLGKAVVGREGKYNKATIQRIELDKYGQRSAWITVTRLGKAESKPTEVRHGDVPGISKAEDVDNQEDFRFYEKGLGVGVDGRDLAITQWAPSQVMGKSNYSIYALSSGRLDISKDDCKPIATIIKNDKKWQGDKEIKTDSNKKDLKKGKYNMFIVGTFEGEASEDNRGKRPYVKGSVCSDAKIVDVTEEILPTNITLKTKGSVQGGSDIILSKAPAKDEQVWLIPTNTSRYIMEKVENWRSENNIDWPIDELQKVATRLEGDGSTAIIKAPAGMKPENKNYKDIEYNVLVVNKVGSSGLSKERITVDNKAPEMFNEFATKTILQGTDAEKKKYELKIEDKKPEDSFKVKVFDDVSNINTLSDPVSIYIIQRGVEDYNKELLDMAVKQKVGKIFTVNKGIPFKCNVLGLEAITKEEYNRHYKGAGPSRSDLTNYKVIAVDRAGNISNPVFFNIIVDIEKLSLIIQKADNYLFMLNDDQHKTLDPVLKQAKDLLSVATQKRQYDIELMCDKLESTMEKVGVPGLTANHEQIAKAVCNGVYLKDLNGGYIKQGSTIDSNLKLEDKTPVDDNIKITWNSDRKDVIDIMGKTANVKRQLKNTVVKLSAIISYNSGKKEDKDIKFEKTLYVTVKGLDIQPKIKSVSYDKSSNKVLVEFEKGKEESFINDYKAIISKTLLDNIGKTLGQSLGNNANSASLNTTGFEKNKKCYIYIVAVAKEDVGVVPSDYKSIVID from the coding sequence TTGAAGAGTAAGCTTAGAACAGGAATTCTCAGTTTAACTATCTTAAGTATGTTTTTAAGCATACCTAAAATTACATTCGCTGCAAATGATGATATTAAAGATTCTGAATGTGAATTAAGATATAGAAAAGATCCTGTACAAGAAAATAAGGAATGGAAAATAAAGTTTAATGAAGAACTAGATTCTAGTAGTATATCTAGTGATAATGTATTAATTCAAGATGAAGATGGAAAAAAGATATATGCTAGTGTATCTTTAGATGAAAAAGATAAAGATAAGAAAACAGTTATTGTAAAACCTAATTCTATATTTAAACAGGGAAAAAAATATTCTATAACTATTAAGAAAGATGGATTTAAGGCAAAAAAGGATGGAAAGAAAATATCAAAGCCTGTTAGAATGTTTTTTTACATAAAAAATGCATATGCAGGATTACCTTGTGAAGATGGATTAATTGTTGTAAGAAACATGGTATATTCAATAGATTATTTAGCAAAGAATTCAAAGTTAAAAAATGAAATACTAAATGATGCTTATACTATTTATTATTGTTATAGTGTAACAGAACAAAAGGTAAAAGATATATTTGGTAATGTGGAACTAGATAAAGGTAAAGTTCATCCACATTATGATAAAATGACTTATGTAAATGAAAATGGAGAAAAATCAATTTATGAGTGGGACAATACAGAAGAAGAGTATAAATTGATTGGTGTAGGAGTAGACGCAGATATAACTGTAAATTCATCGGCTAAAGTTATTACAGTTAAAGTAAAAAACGTCCAAGGAATAGAGGATGCTGTTTATTTTAAATTAGGACATAGTAATGATGTAAAGAGAATAGGAGAAACAATAGCATTTACATCTAAAGATTTGGTAGAGCCTATTTTTATATTAAATTATAATAAGAATGTTATTGCTAAAGGAAGTTTAAATACTCAATTTTCTACTAGTAGAAAAACTAGCCTTAAAAAGGTAGGGGATACTAATAAAGGAAATACAGCTGGAAACATAAATAATAATGGTTATGTTGTTGAAGACCAAGAGGGGTATGTTTTTTATAATAATACTGGTGATAGAAATTATTTATATAAATTAGACTCTAATGGAATGTTTAATAATGCAATAGGAAAAGATAATGCCCAATATATAAATGTAGTTGGGGATTGGGTATACTATTCAAATTACTCCGATAAAGGAAATCTCTATAAAATTAAAACTGATGGTACTTTAAGACAGAAAATATCAGAAGATATGGCATCGTATGTAACAGTTTCAGGAGATTGGATATATTTTTGTAACCATTCTGATGGAGGAAGATTGTACAAAATTAGACCTGATGGTACATCGAAAAGCAGAATAAGTCAATCATTAAATCATGAAAGTGCTTATATTAATGTTTCAGGAGATTGGATATATTTTACAGATGTAACGGATAGGCATAGACCATATGTTATCAATACAGATGGAACTTATATTGCTAAATTAAGTGAAGAATGGGCAAATTCTATTCAAGTTTATGGAGATTGGATTTATTATACATCTAGCACTGGTGTATTAAGTAAGGTAAAAAAAGATGGTAGTGGGCAAATTATTCCGATAAAAGGACAAACAAGAGAATTTGATAAGGGATTTCATTTAAATGTAGTAGGAAGTTGGCTTTATTATAGCAATTATCTTGATGGGGGTAAGCTATATAAGATTCGTACTGATGGAAGTGGAGAAAAGCATAAATTAGTTAATGATACTACTGATTATATAAATATAATCGGCGATTATATTTACTTTACAGGTAAGGGTAAATTATTTAGAGTACCTATAGATACAGATGGAACTATAAAACCTCAACAAATAAGTAAAAGTAACGGTCAACATAACATAATTCAAATGGATGATTTAAAGGCTACAGTAGCTTTTGAAGATGTTAATATGAAATTAGTGGATATGGAAAACAAATATCTACCAGAAAAAGTTCCAGGAATTATGGATGATAATACTATGCATCAGTTTTCAGTAGACTGGGATAGAAAACATGCAATAGCAAGAAACGGAATTAGAACTTATATTGGAGATGTTATAGGATATAATAGAAAGGTTAAATTTGAACTTACAATACCTTCTGAAATGTTAAATGAGAGTAATACGATAACTGTATACAATAATCCGGATAAAAATGCTGATGTTCTTGTTGTAGAAAATTTATATGATAACAACTTAGTATCAACTCCACCTAAATTAAATGTTGGAGATTTAGTAAGTGTTTATGATAATAAAGATTGCACTAAACTTTTAGGTAAGGCTGTTGTGGGAAGAGAAGGAAAATATAATAAGGCTACAATTCAAAGAATAGAGCTTGACAAATATGGTCAAAGAAGTGCATGGATTACGGTAACAAGACTGGGTAAAGCAGAAAGTAAGCCAACTGAAGTAAGACATGGAGATGTCCCAGGAATATCAAAGGCTGAAGATGTTGACAATCAAGAGGATTTTAGATTTTATGAAAAAGGACTTGGAGTAGGTGTAGATGGAAGGGATTTAGCCATAACTCAATGGGCTCCATCTCAAGTTATGGGAAAATCTAATTATTCTATATATGCTTTATCATCTGGAAGATTGGACATAAGTAAAGATGATTGTAAACCTATAGCTACTATAATAAAGAATGATAAAAAGTGGCAAGGCGATAAAGAAATAAAGACTGATAGCAATAAAAAGGATTTAAAAAAAGGTAAGTATAATATGTTTATTGTAGGTACTTTTGAAGGAGAAGCATCTGAGGATAATAGAGGAAAAAGACCATATGTTAAAGGATCTGTATGTAGTGACGCAAAAATAGTGGATGTTACAGAAGAAATTTTACCAACGAACATAACTTTAAAGACTAAAGGGAGTGTTCAAGGTGGATCAGATATTATTCTTAGCAAAGCACCAGCAAAAGATGAACAGGTTTGGTTAATACCAACTAATACTTCAAGATATATAATGGAAAAAGTTGAGAATTGGCGTTCTGAAAATAATATAGATTGGCCTATAGATGAATTACAGAAAGTAGCAACTCGTTTAGAAGGTGATGGATCTACAGCTATAATTAAGGCTCCAGCAGGTATGAAACCGGAAAATAAAAACTATAAGGACATAGAATATAATGTGCTTGTGGTTAATAAGGTGGGTTCATCAGGATTATCAAAAGAACGTATAACAGTAGATAATAAAGCACCTGAAATGTTTAATGAATTTGCAACTAAAACAATATTACAAGGAACAGATGCTGAAAAGAAAAAATATGAACTGAAAATTGAAGATAAAAAACCAGAAGATTCATTTAAGGTTAAAGTTTTTGATGATGTTAGCAATATAAATACTTTGAGTGACCCCGTTAGTATCTATATAATTCAAAGAGGTGTAGAAGATTATAATAAAGAGTTGTTAGATATGGCAGTTAAACAAAAGGTAGGAAAAATATTTACGGTGAATAAAGGAATACCATTTAAGTGTAATGTTTTAGGACTTGAAGCTATTACTAAGGAAGAATATAATAGACACTATAAAGGGGCAGGTCCAAGCAGAAGTGATTTAACAAATTATAAAGTTATTGCAGTTGATAGAGCTGGAAACATAAGTAACCCAGTGTTCTTTAACATAATAGTAGATATAGAAAAATTAAGCTTAATTATACAAAAAGCTGATAATTATTTATTTATGTTAAACGATGATCAACATAAGACATTAGATCCTGTATTAAAACAAGCAAAGGACTTATTAAGTGTAGCTACACAAAAAAGACAGTATGATATAGAGTTAATGTGTGATAAATTAGAAAGTACTATGGAAAAAGTAGGTGTTCCAGGACTTACAGCTAATCATGAACAAATAGCTAAAGCTGTTTGTAATGGGGTTTATTTAAAGGACCTAAATGGTGGATATATTAAACAAGGTAGTACAATAGATTCTAATTTAAAATTGGAAGATAAAACTCCTGTAGATGATAATATTAAAATTACATGGAATTCTGATAGAAAAGATGTTATTGACATTATGGGTAAAACTGCTAATGTAAAAAGACAGTTAAAGAATACAGTTGTTAAATTATCAGCTATTATTTCATATAATAGTGGTAAAAAAGAAGACAAAGATATAAAATTTGAAAAAACATTATATGTAACAGTAAAAGGATTAGACATTCAACCTAAAATAAAAAGTGTTTCATATGATAAGTCAAGTAATAAAGTATTAGTAGAATTTGAGAAAGGTAAAGAAGAGAGCTTTATTAATGACTATAAGGCTATAATTTCAAAAACACTTTTGGATAATATAGGTAAAACCCTAGGACAATCACTAGGGAATAATGCCAATTCTGCATCATTAAATACAACGGGATTTGAAAAAAACAAAAAATGCTATATATATATAGTAGCAGTGGCAAAAGAAGATGTTGGAGTAGTGCCTTCTGATTATAAAAGTATAGTAATAGACTAA
- a CDS encoding efflux RND transporter periplasmic adaptor subunit, which produces MKKFFLKSISIMCSLVLIIILTACGAKKSNITSNKKDVCKPEKVLLVKKDDICKSTMLTGVFVAKGDVIVVPKIVGTIKEMPIKLGSKVNVGDTLAVLDNKEVKDRIDQTKAAMDTAKVAVEQSKLGLKQSQDAVNIANSSCKIIKTEYEKIKSRESDNFQQSLKNQLDEAEIRVKQCSKSVESSKEFVKQSETTYETSKKLYEQAQKAMEDIVVKAPIGGIISTLSIKKGEVASNARPIMTIVNVEKIRANIQISEEIINKIKIGDKLDTYIVPLSNKKVIGTVMAVNLAKKSKSKINTIEVEVDNEDSKIKPGMFVNVKINTDSKKDVLVIKKEAVISKNVQNIVYVNKGGETIVQKVTLGIDNGEYVEIISGLNLGDKIVKK; this is translated from the coding sequence ATGAAAAAATTTTTTTTAAAATCTATTTCTATTATGTGTTCGTTAGTTCTTATAATAATTTTAACAGCGTGTGGTGCTAAAAAAAGTAATATTACAAGTAATAAGAAAGATGTATGTAAGCCCGAAAAAGTATTATTAGTTAAAAAGGATGATATATGTAAATCAACTATGTTAACAGGGGTATTTGTTGCAAAAGGAGATGTTATTGTTGTCCCTAAAATTGTAGGAACAATAAAAGAGATGCCTATAAAATTAGGAAGTAAGGTTAATGTAGGTGATACTTTAGCAGTTTTGGATAATAAAGAAGTAAAGGATAGAATAGATCAAACCAAGGCTGCTATGGATACAGCAAAGGTTGCAGTAGAACAATCTAAATTAGGACTTAAACAATCACAAGATGCTGTAAATATTGCGAATTCTAGTTGTAAAATAATAAAGACAGAATATGAAAAGATAAAATCAAGAGAATCAGATAATTTTCAACAAAGTTTAAAGAATCAACTTGATGAAGCGGAGATTAGAGTAAAGCAATGTTCAAAGAGTGTTGAAAGTTCAAAAGAGTTTGTTAAGCAATCAGAAACTACCTATGAAACATCTAAAAAGCTATATGAACAAGCTCAAAAAGCTATGGAAGATATAGTAGTTAAAGCACCGATTGGTGGAATTATATCTACGCTAAGTATAAAAAAGGGAGAAGTAGCATCTAATGCTAGACCAATAATGACAATAGTTAATGTTGAAAAAATACGTGCAAATATACAAATATCTGAAGAAATCATAAATAAAATAAAGATAGGTGATAAGTTAGATACATATATAGTTCCGCTTTCTAATAAAAAAGTTATAGGAACTGTTATGGCTGTAAATTTAGCTAAAAAGTCTAAAAGTAAGATAAATACTATAGAAGTTGAAGTAGATAATGAAGATTCAAAAATAAAACCTGGAATGTTTGTAAATGTTAAAATTAATACTGATTCAAAAAAAGATGTATTAGTAATAAAAAAAGAAGCAGTAATAAGTAAAAATGTACAAAATATTGTTTATGTAAATAAAGGGGGAGAAACAATAGTTCAAAAAGTTACACTAGGCATAGATAATGGTGAGTACGTAGAGATAATAAGCGGTTTAAATTTAGGAGATAAGATAGTTAAAAAATAA